The proteins below are encoded in one region of Prevotella melaninogenica ATCC 25845:
- a CDS encoding NAD(P)/FAD-dependent oxidoreductase — protein MKANIEHTDKKRIVIVGGGLGGLELAFKLVDDDYQVVLIDKNNYHQFPPLIYQVASGGLEPSSISFPFRRLFQGKKDFFFRMAKVESVNTDKKIINTTVGEIDYDYLVMAFGAKTNFFGNKDIEATTLPMKSVSEAMRLRNTILRNLELALTEEDPARKQALMNIVVVGGGASGVEIAGAVAEMKKNIIARDYPDLDSSQMHIYLVNAADRLLSAMDPVSSKRAERDLKELHVHIRQPQFATEYKDGILKTSAGLEIPTQTVIWVSGICANTVEGFPAESIGHAGRFLTDRFCRVKGVKDVYAIGDVSLVEGDEEYPLGHPQLAQVAMQQAKTVAKNFKAMSKGKELKPFKYKNLGVMATIGRNHAVAEISGKKFGGFPAWALWLVVHLRSILGVKNKTFILLNWVWNYINYKQSLRLILKAK, from the coding sequence ATGAAAGCAAACATTGAACACACTGACAAAAAAAGAATCGTTATTGTTGGTGGTGGATTAGGAGGTTTGGAATTGGCCTTCAAATTAGTAGACGATGACTATCAAGTAGTATTAATAGATAAGAATAACTATCACCAGTTCCCTCCATTGATTTATCAGGTGGCTTCGGGTGGTCTTGAACCAAGTAGTATCTCTTTTCCTTTCCGTCGACTCTTCCAAGGTAAAAAGGACTTTTTCTTCCGTATGGCAAAGGTAGAGTCGGTGAATACGGATAAAAAGATAATCAATACGACTGTAGGTGAGATAGATTACGACTATCTTGTAATGGCGTTTGGCGCAAAGACAAACTTCTTTGGTAATAAGGATATCGAAGCAACGACCCTCCCGATGAAATCGGTTAGTGAGGCTATGAGACTTCGTAACACTATTCTCCGTAATCTTGAACTTGCTCTAACAGAAGAAGACCCAGCACGCAAACAAGCTTTAATGAATATTGTCGTTGTTGGTGGTGGTGCTTCAGGTGTAGAGATTGCAGGTGCTGTGGCAGAAATGAAGAAGAACATTATTGCTCGTGATTACCCCGACCTTGACTCTTCACAGATGCATATCTACCTTGTAAACGCTGCTGACCGTCTGCTATCAGCTATGGACCCAGTATCATCAAAGCGAGCAGAACGTGATTTAAAGGAGTTGCATGTTCATATCCGTCAGCCTCAGTTTGCTACTGAATACAAAGATGGTATTCTGAAAACCAGTGCTGGCTTAGAGATTCCTACACAGACCGTTATCTGGGTGAGTGGAATCTGTGCAAACACCGTCGAGGGTTTTCCTGCAGAAAGTATTGGTCATGCTGGTAGGTTCTTAACCGATCGTTTTTGTCGTGTGAAAGGTGTAAAAGATGTCTATGCTATTGGTGATGTGAGTCTTGTCGAGGGTGATGAGGAATATCCACTCGGTCATCCACAGTTAGCGCAGGTTGCTATGCAGCAAGCAAAGACAGTAGCAAAGAACTTTAAAGCAATGTCGAAAGGGAAAGAACTAAAGCCTTTCAAATACAAAAATCTCGGTGTAATGGCAACTATTGGTCGTAATCATGCCGTAGCCGAAATCTCTGGAAAGAAGTTTGGAGGTTTCCCTGCTTGGGCGTTGTGGCTCGTTGTTCACCTTCGCTCTATCCTTGGTGTAAAGAATAAGACGTTTATTCTGCTCAACTGGGTATGGAACTATATTAATTATAAGCAAAGCCTCCGTTTGATTTTGAAGGCAAAATAA
- a CDS encoding glycoside hydrolase family 66 protein: MRLKRLLILCVTLSSASMLFADDFVYDNLKYTTNSDNSVTVVDGKRASGEVIIPFDVRNKNKVYVVTSIEHNAFEGNNAITAVTIPSSVSTIGYSAFNSCKGLRRVMDASRVTEMQGFEYTDCSNLTSVTLSGTLQKIGYRSFAGTALTRLVLPASVKEIGGEAFQDCLQLTNVEFNKGLQTIKDHAFKNSGLASLELPEGIKEVGEWSFEGCKSLKTVQIPQSVTTLGTGAFYACLALESVVIPASVTNFNDRTFNGCRNLSAVYYLGSSCPSLGQNTFADVSDTFGFYVKPSVLSALQGIAYVSDKVKDSFPYQQVSKYTTFSRPFDVDFTSATGLKAYIAKESNGRTSVALAPVTAVSAGTGLIIEAVPNTIYQLRLADNAVYYDDNALRVSTGETVGATTLKLKEDITYLYAPVELTTDKVRYEPGNTVVFTSKNVLPANAKVRYLHGNTVVNTDEIGGKQRWDWKVPADNFTGYMAEIYVADGIAEQTLATIGVDVSTEWGRFPRYGFVSHYGSDKTPEQVKKEVDMLNRYHMTGIQFYDWQWKHHIPFPQDSTKWKDIGLRDVYKSSIENYINQLHVVGSKCMFYDLVYGVTGRVVNGKPETVDNFDGHDGISSDWGWIDLHEKKGGGYDLRQVQYPLGDWPSIYVMNPGNQDWVNYLSGSINKVYQNLAFDGFHIDQLGHQRDAYYVNLKSKKVNGQKVYTDGDRRDTHDFEGYFANFINRMKADNHNKSLVMNAVSTFGGSKIVGTKNVEFGYNEMWGDDDYLWNYRKIIQDNRRNNGKNTFNTVFAAYLHCRNGNGGQFHTSSALFGNATIFALGGSRIELSGDHMLFTEYFPDDARKMSDKLQKSIIHYYDFLVAYENYLRDGNAETSVNMTMDGVNVAAWDLSDPNPSIADAANQTIGPKPYCVNTYSTKKGNVTAIQLLNYSNVSRDNFNVRDLKETMPEPNVLLNKKIVLDDATSVSRIWVASPDCFGGAPQEVVFKQNNGKVTFTLPSLEYWTMVVVEHGNKLDNSASEVRNYVLHGESFQEASNNTVPAGEAYLSFPATIGKTLQPSLPLVPVTAGIANVIDNGRDDYYTVSGIKVDHPVKGIYIHKGKKLVKK, translated from the coding sequence ATGAGATTAAAACGATTGCTTATTTTGTGTGTAACGCTGTCGTCAGCATCGATGTTATTTGCTGATGACTTTGTTTATGACAACCTTAAGTATACTACAAACTCCGACAATTCGGTGACTGTAGTAGATGGAAAGAGGGCGAGTGGGGAGGTAATTATCCCTTTTGACGTTCGCAACAAAAACAAAGTTTATGTCGTTACTTCCATTGAACACAATGCCTTTGAAGGCAACAATGCTATTACTGCTGTGACAATTCCAAGTTCGGTTAGTACCATTGGCTACAGTGCATTCAATAGTTGTAAGGGCTTGCGACGAGTGATGGACGCCTCACGTGTCACCGAGATGCAAGGCTTTGAGTACACTGATTGTTCAAATCTAACTTCCGTAACCTTATCTGGAACGCTACAAAAGATTGGCTATCGCTCTTTTGCAGGTACCGCTTTGACACGTCTTGTCTTACCAGCAAGCGTGAAGGAGATTGGTGGTGAGGCTTTTCAAGATTGTCTCCAACTAACAAACGTAGAGTTTAATAAAGGTCTTCAGACTATAAAGGACCATGCTTTTAAGAATAGTGGCTTGGCTTCTTTAGAACTTCCTGAGGGGATAAAGGAGGTTGGCGAATGGTCTTTTGAGGGTTGTAAGAGCCTGAAGACGGTGCAAATCCCTCAATCTGTAACAACCTTAGGGACGGGTGCCTTCTATGCATGTTTAGCCCTTGAGTCAGTTGTTATACCAGCCTCCGTTACGAATTTCAACGACAGAACCTTCAATGGATGTCGTAATTTGTCTGCTGTTTATTACTTAGGCAGCAGTTGTCCAAGCCTTGGTCAGAACACTTTTGCCGATGTTTCCGATACTTTTGGTTTCTATGTAAAGCCATCAGTTCTGTCTGCTTTGCAAGGAATAGCCTATGTTTCTGACAAGGTAAAGGATAGTTTTCCTTATCAGCAAGTTAGTAAGTACACCACTTTCTCTCGTCCTTTTGATGTAGATTTTACATCTGCTACAGGGCTGAAAGCTTATATTGCAAAGGAAAGTAATGGGAGAACTTCTGTTGCTTTAGCACCTGTGACTGCTGTAAGTGCAGGAACAGGTCTTATTATAGAGGCTGTTCCTAACACTATTTATCAGCTCCGTTTGGCTGATAATGCAGTTTATTATGATGATAATGCTCTTCGTGTTTCAACAGGAGAAACCGTTGGTGCAACAACATTAAAGTTAAAAGAAGATATAACTTATCTCTATGCTCCTGTAGAACTGACAACGGATAAGGTGCGTTATGAGCCTGGAAACACAGTTGTTTTTACATCAAAGAATGTTCTCCCAGCCAATGCAAAGGTGCGTTACTTACATGGTAATACTGTCGTGAATACCGATGAAATCGGTGGAAAACAGCGTTGGGATTGGAAAGTACCAGCAGATAATTTCACCGGATATATGGCTGAAATCTATGTTGCTGATGGTATTGCCGAGCAGACTCTCGCTACAATCGGTGTGGATGTTTCTACCGAATGGGGTCGTTTCCCACGTTATGGTTTCGTCTCACACTATGGCTCTGATAAGACACCTGAACAGGTTAAAAAGGAAGTAGATATGCTTAATCGTTACCATATGACTGGTATTCAGTTCTATGACTGGCAGTGGAAGCATCATATACCATTCCCTCAGGACTCTACAAAGTGGAAAGATATTGGTTTGCGTGATGTCTATAAGTCGTCAATAGAGAACTACATTAATCAGTTACATGTCGTAGGAAGTAAGTGTATGTTCTATGACTTAGTGTATGGTGTGACTGGAAGAGTGGTTAATGGTAAGCCTGAAACAGTTGATAACTTTGATGGGCATGACGGTATTAGTAGTGATTGGGGTTGGATAGACTTGCATGAAAAGAAAGGTGGTGGCTATGATCTTCGTCAGGTGCAGTATCCTCTTGGTGATTGGCCAAGCATTTATGTGATGAATCCTGGTAATCAGGACTGGGTTAACTATCTTTCTGGTTCTATCAATAAGGTCTATCAGAACCTTGCCTTCGATGGTTTTCATATCGATCAGTTAGGTCACCAGCGTGATGCTTATTACGTCAACTTGAAGAGTAAGAAGGTAAATGGTCAGAAAGTGTATACTGATGGTGACCGCCGTGATACACATGACTTTGAAGGCTACTTTGCCAATTTCATCAATCGTATGAAGGCTGACAATCATAATAAGAGCCTTGTTATGAATGCTGTCTCAACCTTCGGAGGTTCCAAAATCGTTGGTACAAAGAACGTTGAATTCGGCTATAATGAGATGTGGGGTGACGACGATTATCTGTGGAACTATCGTAAGATTATACAGGACAACCGTCGTAATAATGGCAAGAATACTTTTAATACTGTCTTTGCAGCTTATCTACACTGTCGCAATGGAAATGGTGGTCAGTTCCATACAAGCAGTGCGTTGTTTGGCAATGCTACTATTTTCGCACTTGGTGGTTCTCGTATTGAGTTGAGTGGTGACCACATGTTATTTACAGAGTACTTCCCTGATGATGCTCGAAAAATGTCAGACAAGTTGCAAAAGTCAATCATTCACTATTATGACTTCCTTGTTGCCTATGAAAACTACTTGCGAGATGGCAATGCTGAAACCTCTGTTAATATGACAATGGATGGTGTTAACGTGGCTGCATGGGACTTGTCTGATCCTAATCCAAGTATTGCAGATGCTGCAAATCAGACGATTGGACCAAAGCCTTATTGTGTGAATACCTACAGTACTAAGAAAGGAAACGTGACAGCTATCCAGTTACTTAATTATAGTAATGTGTCAAGAGACAACTTTAATGTTCGTGATTTGAAGGAGACAATGCCAGAGCCTAATGTCTTGCTTAATAAGAAGATAGTTCTTGATGATGCTACTTCTGTGTCACGTATATGGGTAGCAAGTCCTGATTGTTTTGGTGGTGCCCCACAAGAAGTTGTTTTTAAGCAGAATAATGGTAAGGTAACATTTACTCTTCCTTCTCTGGAGTATTGGACTATGGTTGTAGTAGAGCATGGTAATAAGCTGGATAATAGTGCATCAGAGGTTCGAAACTATGTTCTTCATGGCGAATCTTTTCAAGAGGCATCTAATAATACTGTGCCAGCAGGAGAGGCTTATCTCTCTTTTCCTGCTACTATAGGAAAAACTTTGCAGCCGTCATTACCTTTAGTTCCTGTTACCGCAGGGATTGCTAATGTAATTGATAACGGACGTGATGATTATTATACCGTGTCTGGTATTAAGGTTGATCATCCTGTGAAAGGGATATATATCCATAAAGGAAAGAAACTGGTAAAGAAGTAA
- a CDS encoding DUF6377 domain-containing protein, with translation MKRIAIICVILCTPLLINAQTQIPTLDDLDHEIAMSSQYDKQYENVIRSVKKQLHAAKTLKARCELSDKLFNLYTSYSVDSAIVYAMEKQKIAKAMGNQSKVNDAKLNLAYLLIRGGELKEASDIINSIPRSEINQDLSFYYFSTRKTLYRTLADAALIPSQRKQYKQMEKLCNDSVVDNNQSPDIWSRAEQLVNRQQYEQAKKILLDAYHHLKPGDRQTAFVSISLADIYGREKNVEAQKQYLIAAAISDIRNSVKEYLALQQLAMILFEEGDTKRAYAYMDHAMNDAVFCNARQRTIAMADVWPAIEKSHERETKSRTLKLTAALVLISLLSVFLLVMIIYTRRRVVELRAIRARLSNTNELLKESNNIKDEYITRFLSECSAYIDKLDSYRKQIYRLVTANKRTELLNTLKSQEIIDRELDSFYSSFDETFLGLFPNFVEDFNALLKPEERIIPKQAGHLSTDLRIFALIRLGVSENELICSFLRCSKATVYAYRSRVRLKSIDPDKFDEMVLKI, from the coding sequence ATGAAAAGAATTGCAATCATCTGTGTAATTTTATGTACGCCATTACTTATTAATGCACAGACCCAAATACCAACACTTGACGATCTCGACCATGAGATAGCCATGTCATCTCAGTATGACAAACAATATGAAAATGTTATACGCAGTGTAAAGAAGCAACTTCATGCCGCTAAGACCTTGAAGGCTCGTTGCGAATTATCCGACAAACTATTCAATCTTTACACATCTTATTCTGTGGACTCTGCTATTGTCTATGCTATGGAAAAGCAGAAAATAGCAAAGGCAATGGGCAATCAGAGTAAGGTAAATGATGCAAAACTTAATCTTGCCTACCTCCTGATAAGGGGTGGAGAACTCAAGGAGGCAAGCGATATTATTAACTCCATTCCTCGAAGTGAGATAAACCAAGACTTGTCTTTCTATTATTTCTCAACGCGAAAGACGCTCTATCGTACACTTGCTGATGCCGCTTTAATCCCTTCGCAGAGGAAGCAATACAAGCAAATGGAGAAACTTTGTAACGATTCTGTCGTAGATAATAACCAATCTCCCGACATTTGGTCACGTGCTGAACAGCTTGTTAATCGCCAACAGTATGAACAAGCAAAGAAAATTCTCCTTGATGCCTATCACCACTTGAAACCTGGTGACCGCCAAACAGCATTTGTGTCAATCTCGCTTGCTGATATTTATGGTAGGGAGAAGAATGTGGAGGCCCAAAAGCAATACCTTATTGCAGCTGCTATCTCTGATATACGCAACTCGGTAAAGGAATACCTTGCCCTGCAGCAATTGGCTATGATCCTTTTTGAAGAGGGTGATACAAAACGCGCTTATGCCTATATGGACCACGCTATGAACGATGCCGTATTCTGTAATGCACGTCAGCGTACAATTGCTATGGCTGACGTTTGGCCGGCAATAGAAAAGTCACATGAGCGTGAAACAAAGAGTCGTACACTCAAACTTACAGCCGCTCTTGTGCTGATAAGTCTCTTATCTGTCTTCTTGTTGGTTATGATTATCTATACGCGTCGTCGTGTTGTAGAATTGCGTGCTATTCGTGCGCGTCTTTCTAACACAAACGAATTGCTGAAAGAATCAAATAATATTAAGGATGAGTATATCACTCGCTTCCTTAGCGAGTGTTCTGCTTACATCGACAAACTCGACAGCTATCGTAAACAGATTTATCGTCTTGTTACAGCTAACAAACGTACAGAACTGCTGAACACATTGAAATCACAGGAGATAATCGACCGTGAGTTGGATTCTTTCTATTCAAGTTTTGATGAAACCTTCCTTGGTCTTTTCCCTAACTTTGTAGAAGATTTCAACGCATTACTCAAACCAGAAGAGAGGATTATTCCTAAACAAGCGGGGCATCTCTCTACTGATCTTCGCATCTTTGCACTCATTCGTCTCGGTGTAAGTGAGAATGAGCTTATCTGTTCCTTCCTTCGCTGCTCAAAGGCAACGGTCTATGCTTACCGTTCTCGTGTGCGTCTAAAGTCTATTGATCCTGATAAATTCGATGAAATGGTATTAAAAATATAG
- a CDS encoding DUF6377 domain-containing protein: protein MKRSLLYILFLLLPTTLSAGSKTQQLRQKLDNLLEQRNALIDNKNKDINRLKKNLTTSENTLKRLQTYEQLFEEYYVFQFDSAMTYLNEGIKLAKETQNTYYYNSNTISKAELLSIGGLYNEAIHEIEQVDTTVLDKAQHFEYYFSLFRIHTYWADFCNDKTYTPTHRLKAQEYLKKAMPFCDETDKTYEYYLGEYAVFVLNNPQTARAHYIKAIKQLPQNSRFYAMSCFALSGSYGNEGNTEKQEEFLLLSSIADIENCTMENFALQNLAMYIFEHNKDELDLAQQYIQTALEDAHFYNNRLRIIEISSKLPVIVSSYQQTLNQRNKVQMTAIIVISLLLLFLLSAVFYIVKQTKRLSLQQQELQKNNNQLSELNRQQKELNTQLHALNALLVDTNSKRERLAKLYIDLCAKYIARLKKQQTLVKRKIKANQTTELLSQLSSERLSEEDAATFLSRFDKAFLDLYPDFTEELNSLLLPEGQIQNKSTDELTTEQRIMALIRLGVKESAEIADLLFYSPQTIYNYRSVLKGKAINKETFEEEVMKLCRVIGKSTSTQSKSE, encoded by the coding sequence ATGAAAAGAAGCTTATTATATATACTCTTCTTGCTACTGCCAACGACATTATCTGCTGGTAGTAAGACACAACAGCTACGACAAAAGTTAGACAATTTGTTGGAGCAACGCAATGCACTTATCGATAATAAGAATAAAGATATCAACCGACTAAAGAAGAATCTCACAACCAGCGAGAATACGCTTAAACGTCTACAGACCTACGAACAGCTATTTGAAGAATACTATGTCTTCCAATTTGACTCTGCGATGACATACCTAAACGAAGGTATCAAACTTGCAAAAGAGACGCAGAACACCTACTATTACAATAGTAATACCATCAGTAAGGCAGAGCTATTATCCATTGGTGGCTTATATAATGAGGCTATTCATGAAATAGAACAGGTGGACACAACCGTTCTTGACAAGGCACAACACTTTGAATATTACTTCTCTCTCTTCCGTATTCACACCTATTGGGCAGACTTCTGTAACGATAAGACCTATACGCCTACACACCGATTAAAGGCGCAAGAGTATCTTAAGAAGGCTATGCCTTTTTGCGATGAAACCGATAAAACTTACGAGTATTACCTCGGTGAATACGCTGTTTTTGTATTGAATAATCCACAAACAGCACGTGCTCATTACATCAAAGCCATAAAGCAGTTACCCCAAAATTCCCGATTCTATGCCATGTCGTGCTTTGCTCTCTCTGGTAGTTATGGCAACGAGGGAAATACAGAAAAGCAAGAAGAGTTCCTTTTATTGTCGAGTATTGCAGATATAGAGAACTGTACGATGGAGAACTTTGCCCTCCAAAACCTTGCAATGTACATCTTTGAACACAACAAAGATGAGCTTGACCTTGCACAACAATATATTCAGACAGCACTCGAGGATGCTCATTTCTATAATAACAGACTCCGCATTATTGAGATATCAAGCAAGTTACCAGTGATTGTAAGTAGCTATCAGCAGACGCTTAACCAGCGCAACAAAGTGCAGATGACAGCCATCATCGTTATCTCGCTACTTCTACTCTTCCTGCTTTCTGCAGTCTTTTATATCGTTAAACAGACCAAACGCCTTAGTCTTCAGCAACAGGAATTGCAAAAGAATAACAACCAACTCTCTGAACTGAACAGACAACAAAAAGAGTTGAATACGCAGCTACACGCCCTTAATGCGTTACTTGTTGATACCAACAGCAAACGCGAAAGATTAGCAAAATTGTATATCGACCTTTGTGCAAAGTATATTGCCCGACTCAAGAAACAACAGACATTGGTTAAAAGAAAGATCAAAGCCAATCAGACAACTGAATTGCTTAGTCAGCTTTCATCAGAACGATTATCAGAAGAAGACGCAGCCACTTTCCTCTCTCGCTTTGACAAGGCGTTCCTCGATCTCTATCCAGACTTTACTGAGGAGTTAAACAGCCTACTCTTACCAGAAGGGCAGATTCAGAACAAAAGCACCGATGAACTCACAACAGAACAGCGCATTATGGCACTCATCCGATTAGGCGTAAAGGAAAGTGCCGAGATAGCCGACCTGCTGTTCTACTCTCCACAGACCATCTATAACTATCGTTCTGTCCTAAAGGGGAAAGCCATTAACAAAGAAACCTTCGAGGAAGAAGTGATGAAGCTCTGTCGAGTAATTGGTAAATCAACCTCCACACAATCTAAATCCGAATAG
- a CDS encoding glycoside hydrolase family 97 protein, translating to MKKTNIALIGLLMGWASIANAQTVKSPNGNVAVTFSLTGNGVPTYEMTYKGKAVVKPSHLGLELAKNKHASKGMNETSLMDGFEKTATKTTTFDETWKPVWGETATIRNHYNELEVDLNQPSSKRNIVIRFRVYDDGMGLRYEFPQQPELNYFVIKDEHTQFAMAGDHTAWWLPGDYDTQEQETQESKLSEIRKRFHDAVNWDNSSVSVFSETGVQTSLQMKSNDGLYINIHEAACANYATMHLNLDDKTMTFESWLTPDATGLKGFMQTPCETPWRTVMVSDDARDMLANNLILNLNEPCKIEDTSWIHPTKYCGVWWEMIAGGKSWAYTDEFSSVKLGQTDYAHAKPNGHHPANTANVKKYIDFAAANGLDQVLVEGWNIGWEDWFGHWKDYVFDFVTPYPDFDLKGLNEYAHSKGVKLMMHHETSSSTQNYERHMEDAFNLMNKYGYDAVKTGYVGDIIPRGDHHYSQSMNNHYLHVIKEAAKHHIMVNGHEATRPTGLCRTWPNLVGNESARGTEYEAFGGSDPNHTVILPFTRLQGGPMDYTPGILETQLSTWCDNKSYVHTTLVGQLALYLTMYSPLQMAADLPENYQKYNDAFQFIKDVACDWDDSRYLEAEPARYITVARKAKGTNNWFVGGKTGLAPHLSVLKLDFLDKGRKYEATIYADAKDADYEKNPKAYTITKRTVKKGDVLKLQQVRGGGFAISLKAL from the coding sequence ATGAAGAAAACCAATATTGCCCTTATTGGGCTACTAATGGGGTGGGCAAGCATTGCGAATGCGCAGACTGTAAAGTCTCCTAACGGTAATGTTGCAGTTACTTTCTCATTAACAGGGAATGGAGTGCCTACTTATGAGATGACTTATAAGGGTAAGGCTGTTGTAAAGCCTTCGCACTTAGGTTTGGAATTAGCTAAGAACAAACATGCCAGCAAGGGCATGAACGAAACCAGTCTTATGGATGGTTTCGAGAAGACAGCTACCAAGACTACAACTTTCGATGAGACTTGGAAGCCTGTTTGGGGTGAGACTGCTACCATTCGTAACCACTACAATGAGTTGGAAGTAGACCTTAATCAGCCAAGCAGCAAGCGTAACATTGTTATCCGTTTCCGTGTTTATGACGATGGAATGGGCCTTCGTTACGAATTCCCACAACAGCCAGAACTGAACTACTTTGTTATAAAGGATGAGCATACACAGTTTGCTATGGCTGGCGATCATACAGCTTGGTGGCTTCCTGGAGACTATGATACACAGGAGCAGGAGACACAGGAATCAAAGCTTTCTGAAATCCGTAAGCGTTTCCACGATGCTGTAAACTGGGACAACTCATCTGTTTCTGTATTCTCAGAGACGGGTGTTCAGACCTCTTTACAGATGAAGTCTAATGATGGCTTGTACATTAATATTCATGAGGCAGCATGTGCAAATTATGCTACAATGCACTTGAATCTGGACGACAAAACAATGACCTTCGAGTCATGGCTTACTCCTGACGCTACTGGTTTGAAGGGATTCATGCAGACTCCTTGCGAAACTCCTTGGCGTACGGTGATGGTTAGCGATGATGCACGTGATATGCTTGCTAATAACCTTATCCTCAATCTTAACGAACCTTGTAAGATTGAAGACACGTCATGGATTCATCCAACCAAGTACTGTGGCGTTTGGTGGGAGATGATTGCAGGTGGTAAGTCTTGGGCTTATACTGATGAATTTAGTTCAGTGAAGCTTGGTCAGACTGATTATGCACATGCAAAGCCTAACGGACATCACCCTGCTAACACCGCAAATGTGAAGAAATACATCGACTTTGCTGCTGCTAACGGCTTAGATCAAGTGTTGGTAGAAGGTTGGAACATCGGTTGGGAAGACTGGTTTGGTCACTGGAAAGACTATGTATTCGATTTCGTTACTCCTTATCCAGACTTTGATTTGAAAGGCTTGAATGAGTATGCACACTCTAAGGGTGTTAAGTTGATGATGCATCATGAGACTTCTTCAAGTACACAGAACTATGAGCGTCACATGGAAGATGCCTTTAATTTGATGAATAAGTATGGTTATGACGCTGTGAAGACTGGTTATGTGGGTGACATTATCCCACGTGGTGACCACCACTATTCACAGTCAATGAACAACCATTATCTCCATGTTATAAAGGAAGCTGCTAAGCATCATATAATGGTGAATGGACATGAAGCAACTCGTCCTACGGGTCTTTGTCGTACATGGCCTAACCTTGTTGGTAACGAGTCAGCACGTGGAACAGAGTATGAAGCATTCGGTGGTAGTGATCCTAACCACACTGTTATCCTTCCATTTACTCGTCTTCAGGGTGGACCAATGGATTATACCCCTGGTATTCTTGAGACTCAGCTCTCAACATGGTGTGATAATAAGAGCTATGTACATACAACTCTCGTGGGTCAGCTTGCACTTTATTTAACGATGTATAGTCCACTTCAGATGGCTGCCGACCTTCCTGAGAACTATCAGAAGTATAACGATGCCTTCCAGTTTATTAAGGATGTTGCTTGCGACTGGGATGATAGTCGTTATCTTGAGGCAGAGCCAGCACGTTATATCACAGTTGCTCGTAAGGCAAAAGGCACTAACAACTGGTTCGTAGGAGGAAAGACAGGTCTTGCACCACACCTTAGTGTTCTCAAACTCGACTTCCTTGATAAGGGTCGTAAGTATGAGGCAACCATCTACGCAGATGCTAAAGATGCTGATTACGAGAAGAATCCAAAGGCTTACACCATTACTAAGCGCACTGTTAAGAAGGGTGATGTTCTCAAGCTTCAGCAGGTTCGTGGAGGTGGTTTTGCCATCAGCTTGAAAGCACTTTAA